AGTACGTCTTCGTCCAGTGCTCGGGAACGAAACGGATCTCCCCTTTCTCGACCGCGGCGACCGCGGGCCCGGCGAGCGGCGCGACGCGGACGAACCACTGGCTCGAGAGATACGGCTCGATCACCGTGTCGCAGCGCTGGCAGTGCCCGACGGCGTGGACGTGCTCCTGCGCGTCGACGATCCGCTGCTCGGACCAGAGCCTCTCGAGAACGCGCGCGCGCGCCTCGAACCGGTCGAGGCCGGCGAACGGGCCGGCCTCCGCGGTCATGCGGCCGTCGGGGCCGATGACGACGACCGCGGGAAGCCCGTGGCGGTTCGCGGCGGCGAAGTCGTTCGGGTCGTGCGCCGGCGTGACCTTGACGATTCCCGACCCGAACTCGCGGTCGACGAAGTCGTCCTCGACGACCGGCAGGCGCCTCCCGAGGATCGGAAGGGTCGCCGTCTTCCCCACGAGCCGCCGGGTCCGCGGGTCGTTCGGGGCGATGGCGAGAGCGGTGTCCCCGAGCAGCGTCTCGGGGCGGGTGGTCGCGACGATCGCCCCGACGTCGTCTCCTTCGACGTCGTATTTGATGAAGTACAGCTTTCCCGGGGTCTCGACGTGGTTGACCTCGAGATCCGAGACCGCCGTGCCGCATCGCGGACACCAGTTGACGACGTAGCGGCCGCGGTAGACGAGCCCGTCCCGGTGGAGATCGACGAACACCTTGCGCACCGCGCGCGACAGCCCCTCGTCGAGCGTGAATCGCTCCCGGCTCCAGTCGAGCGAGCAGCCGAGCCGCTCGAGCTGGTGGCGGATCGAGTCCTTCGATTCCCGCTTCCAGGCCCAGACCTTCTCGACGAACGCATCGCGCCCGATGGCCTTTCGGTCGACGCCCTCGCGGGCGAGCGCCCGTTCGACCACCATCTGGGTGGCGATCCCCGCGTGATCGGTGCCCGGCACCCACACCGTTCGGAAGCCCTGCATTCGCTTCCAGCGCACCATCGCGTCGACCAGCGAGTTCTCCAGGGCGTGGCCGATGTGGATCTTGCCCGTGACGTTCGGGGGCGCGATCACGACGGAGAACTTCGGGTCCCCGGGGCGGCCGCCGGGAAGGAACGACCCCGCCTCCTCCCAGCGGCGCGACTGCCGCTCTTCGAACGAGGAGGGGTCGAATGTCTTGGGGAGCGGGCTCGGCGAGGCCAAGAGATCTATCGCGGTTCGCCGGAAGTCTCGGCTTCCAACTCCCGCAGCCGCTGCCGCACGAGGATTTCCGCGATCTCCGGCACGACCTCCCACGCGATGTCGCGGACGACCTTGTCGGAGATTCGCTCGACGACGCGGCGCGAGATCCGCTCCACGTCCTCGTCGGACAGGGAGACCGGGCCGGCGATGCGGCTGACCATGCTCGCGAGGTCCGATATCGACGCGCCCTGGGCGAGCCGCTCGATGTCGGTGTCGGTGGTGATCTCCGGGACGGCCGGCGGCGCCGGCGCGGCCGCGGCCGGAGGAACGATCGGCTCCGCCGCGGGCGAGGCCACGAGCGGCTCGGCCACGGGCTCCGGCTCCGGTTCCGGCTCACGGTGGAGGAAGACGGGCTCCGCCGGGAACGCGGGCTCCGGCTCGAACCGCGGCGACCGGACCTCCTGAGTGATCTCTTCGTCGGCTTTGGCGGAGGACCAGGATTCCGGCACTTCGAGCGACGGCGCCTCGGTCTCGCGCTCCGAAGAAGGCTCGACGGCGGGGAATTCGAAGACGTTGTCCGCTTCGGAAGCCGTCTCGCCCCTCTCTTCCGGGCCGGTCTCGAGCGCGCCGACGCCTCCGGCGGCGGGCCTCCCGAACGGAGAAGTCTCGTCGAGCGGGAAAGCGAGCGGCTCGCCGGGCGCGGTCTCGGCAGAGCGTTCGGCATCGAGCGGATGGGGCGCGGGCGATTCGGCGAGCGGCGGAGCCTCTTCGAACGCGTTCTCTCCGGGAAACTCGGCGAAATCCATGCGGAAATCGGAGGGCGGCCCTGCCGGCTCGGCCGCGGCAGGAAACGCCCGAGGCTCGAGGGCGGGGGCCTCCGCGGCCGCCGGAACGGCGACGCTCGCCGATGACGGCCGCCGGCCGTGCAGGAGGCTCTCGACCTGGACGAGGAGATTCTTCGAGTCGAACGGCTTCGTGACGATCGCGTTCGCGCGCGCCCGCTCGGCACGCTCGCGATCGAAAGGCTCGAAGGTCCCGGAGAGAAGGATCACGGGAATATCGGCCAGCGCCGGGTTCGACTTGATCGCCTCGCAGACCTCGTAGCCGTTCTTGCCGGGCATCACCACGTCGGCCATGACGAGATCGGGCCGGAGGCGATCGAGCGCCGAGAGCGCCTCGGCGCCGTTGCTGACGGTCGTCAGCTCGTAATCGGTGTCGGAGAACGTCAACTCGATGACTTTCTGGATGGTCAACGAGTCGTCGGCCAGCAAGATCGACTTAGGCATTTTCCCTCACGAGATGGGAAACCACTGTCGTTAAAAAATTTACCCCGCGCCGCTCCCCGGTGTCAATCGAAAGTTCCCTAGGCGCGGGCCGCCGCCTCGGACTCGCCGAGCCGCGCCGCGAGATACCGGGAAGACGGGTGCCCGCCCGTCTCCCGAGCGAGGTAAAGGCTCGCCTCCACGACCCCGGGAAGCGAGACCCCGGTCGAAACGCCCAGTCCGTCCAGCAGATAGACGAGATCCTCCGTCGCGAGGTTCCCCGTCGCCCCCGGCGCGTAGGGGCATCCTCCGAGCCCTCCGGCGGAGGAGTCGAAGATCGTCACGCCGCAATCGAGGCCCGCGCACACGTTGGCGAGAGCGGTCCCGCGCGTGTCGTGGAAATGGAGCGCGAGGACGTCGCGCGTCACCCCCGACGCATAGAGCGTCTCGACGACGTCGTAGACCTGGTTCGGGGTGGCGACCCCGATCGTGTCGCCGATCGAGATCTCCTCGATCCCGAGGTCGAGGAGCATGTGGACGACCTCCCGTACCGACTCCGGCTCGATCCTTCCCTCGAAGGGGCAGCCGAAGGCGGTCGAGATGTATCCCCGCACCCGGATCTTCTCCTCCGCGGCCGCCGCGACGACCGGCCGAAACCGTTCGATCGACTCCTCGATCCCGCAGTTGATGTTGCGGCGGTTGAACGTCTCCGACGCGGCGGTGAACACCGCGACCTCGCGGACGCCGACGGCGCGCGCGGCCTCGAAGCCCTTCATGTTGGGCACGAGGACCGGCAGCCGGAGCCCGCTGCGGCGCCGGACCCCGCGGACGACTTCGGAGGCGTCGGCAAGCTGCGGAACGGCGTCCGGCCTCACGAAAGACGTGACCTCGATCGCCGTCAGTCCGGCGTCGGCGAGCATCTCGATGAAGGCGATCTTCACCGCCGTCGGGACGTTCTCCTTCTCGTTCTGGAGACCGTCGCGGGGACCGACTTCGTAGATCGTCGCGTTCTGGGGGACGCGCGGGCGCGTGATCGAATAGGGCAGCTCTTCCGTCATGGGCGCGATTATCCCGCGAATTCGACGACAGGCGCGCCCGCTTCGACCTGGTCGCCCACGAGATACGGGAGCCTGGCGACCTTGCCGTCCCGCGGCGCCTTGATCTCGTGCTCCATCTTCATGGCCTCGAGGACGAGGAGTGTGGCGCCACGGGCGACCTCCTCCCCTTCGGCCACGAGGAGGCGGATGATCCTTCCCGGCATCGGCGCCCGGAGACCGACGTCGTCGGCCCCCCCGGGCCTTCGCGCCGCCGCCGCGGGCGCCGCGGTGAACTCCCAGCTCTCACCGGCGCACCAGACGTAGATCGCCTCGCCCGAGACCGCGACGCGCACCGGAGCGCGCCGCCCTTCGATCGTCACCGCGCGGATCTCGCCGTCGCGCGACTCGACCTCGGCGCCGGCCGGCGCCTCGACCGCCTCGACCCGGCCGCCGAGCCGGAGGCCGATCGCGGCGCGGCTCATCGGGCCCTCCATCCGCCGCCTTCGCTCCACGGCGTCGCGGCGGGGCGCTCTCCGGCGCGGCCGGCGCCGCGCGCCGCGGCGAGCGCGGCCGCGATCGCCGCGGCGGGAGGATGCCGCTCCCCGCCCGGAGGAAGGCGCGAGAGGAAAGCGGTGTCGATCTCCCCCGACGCGAACGCCTCGGAGGCCGCGATCCGGCAAAGCAGCGGGAGGTTCGTCGTCACGCCGAGAATCACGTACTCCGACAGCGCGCGCCGCATGCGAAGGACGGCCGCAGCGCGGTCTTCGGCGCGCACGATGAGCTTGGCGAGGATCGGGTCGTAGTCGATGCCGACCGTGGAGCCCCGCTCGATTCCGGAGTCGACGCGGACGCCGGGCCCCTCCGGCTCCTCGTAGGCCAGGACCCTCCCCGACCGGGGAAGGTACGTTTCCGGGTCCTCGGCGTACACCCGGCACTCGATCGCGTGCCCGCGGGGAACGAGATCCCCCCAAACCGCCGGCAGCGGCATCCCCTCCGCGACGTCGATCTGCGCACCGACGAGATCGATTCCCAGCGTCTCCTCGGTGACCGGATGCTCGACCTGGAGCCGCGTGTTCATCTCGAGGAAATGGAACCGCCCGGCGGGATCGACGAGGAACTCGACGGTGCCCGCCCCGACGTAGCCGACCGACTTCCCCGCGGCGACCGCCGCGTCCGCCATGCGCCGCCGGGTCTCCGGACCGATCGAAGCGGCGGGAGCCTCTTCCACGATCTTCTGGTGCCGGCGCTGAATCGAGCATTCCCGCTCGCCGAGCGCGAGGACGTGTCCGCCCATGTCGCCGAAGATCTGCATCTCGACGTGGCGGGGCCGGTCGATCGCCTCCTCGAGATAGACCGCGGGGTCGCCGAACGCGGAGGCCGCCTCTCGGCGCGCCGCCGCGAGCCCGTCCGCGAGCTGCTCGGGGCGATCGATCCGCCGCATTCCCTTTCCCCCGCCGCCCGCGGAGGCCTTGACCAGCACCGGGAACCCGAGATCTTCCGCCGCCCGCCGGAACGCGGCTTCGTCCGCGGAGGAGTCCTGGAAGCCGGGGACGACCGGCACGCCCGCCGCGAGCATCCTCTCGCGCGAGGAAATCTTGCCGCCCATCGCGCGCATCGCGGCCGGCGGAGGCCCGATCCACCGGAGACCGGCCGCTTCGACGGCCTCGGCGAACCCGGCGTTCTCCGAAAGGAAGCCGTAGCCGGGGTGCACCGCGTCCGCTCCCGTTCGCCTCGCCGCCTCGAGGATCCGGGGGATGTTCAGGTAGGACTCCGCGGCCGCCGCGGCGCCGATCTCGATCGCCTCGTCGCACGCCGAGACGTGGCGCGCGCCGCGGTCCGCGGAGGAGTAGACCGCGATCGTGACGAGGCCGCGCTCGCGCGCGGTGCGAGCGACGCGGACGGCGATCTCGCCGCGGTTGGCGATGAGGAGACGTCGGATCTTCATTCGTCGGGATTGTAACCGCCGCGAACACGCGCGACCGGCCGCTCCTCCCTGTCGATCCGATACAATCGGCCCATGAACGGAATCGACGGAAACCGGGGCACGTTCCGCTGTCCGAAGTGCGCGAAGCGATTCACCTACTGGCGGCCCGATGCGCTTCCGGGCGCGAAGGTGAAGTGCTACTACTGCGGCGCCGATTTCGAGGACGACGCGGCGCGCCGGCCGCCGGCCGCGCCCCCGCCCTCTGCCGCGCCGCCGCCCCCGGCGGCGCCGCCGGCCTCCTGAGCCCCGTCAGCGCGGGTTCGGATCGTCACCGGGATCGGAACCAGGACGGGCGACG
The Thermoanaerobaculia bacterium DNA segment above includes these coding regions:
- a CDS encoding response regulator — translated: MPKSILLADDSLTIQKVIELTFSDTDYELTTVSNGAEALSALDRLRPDLVMADVVMPGKNGYEVCEAIKSNPALADIPVILLSGTFEPFDRERAERARANAIVTKPFDSKNLLVQVESLLHGRRPSSASVAVPAAAEAPALEPRAFPAAAEPAGPPSDFRMDFAEFPGENAFEEAPPLAESPAPHPLDAERSAETAPGEPLAFPLDETSPFGRPAAGGVGALETGPEERGETASEADNVFEFPAVEPSSERETEAPSLEVPESWSSAKADEEITQEVRSPRFEPEPAFPAEPVFLHREPEPEPEPVAEPLVASPAAEPIVPPAAAAPAPPAVPEITTDTDIERLAQGASISDLASMVSRIAGPVSLSDEDVERISRRVVERISDKVVRDIAWEVVPEIAEILVRQRLRELEAETSGEPR
- a CDS encoding hydroxymethylglutaryl-CoA lyase, with the protein product MTEELPYSITRPRVPQNATIYEVGPRDGLQNEKENVPTAVKIAFIEMLADAGLTAIEVTSFVRPDAVPQLADASEVVRGVRRRSGLRLPVLVPNMKGFEAARAVGVREVAVFTAASETFNRRNINCGIEESIERFRPVVAAAAEEKIRVRGYISTAFGCPFEGRIEPESVREVVHMLLDLGIEEISIGDTIGVATPNQVYDVVETLYASGVTRDVLALHFHDTRGTALANVCAGLDCGVTIFDSSAGGLGGCPYAPGATGNLATEDLVYLLDGLGVSTGVSLPGVVEASLYLARETGGHPSSRYLAARLGESEAAARA
- a CDS encoding biotin/lipoyl-containing protein, translating into MSRAAIGLRLGGRVEAVEAPAGAEVESRDGEIRAVTIEGRRAPVRVAVSGEAIYVWCAGESWEFTAAPAAAARRPGGADDVGLRAPMPGRIIRLLVAEGEEVARGATLLVLEAMKMEHEIKAPRDGKVARLPYLVGDQVEAGAPVVEFAG
- a CDS encoding biotin carboxylase N-terminal domain-containing protein; its protein translation is MKIRRLLIANRGEIAVRVARTARERGLVTIAVYSSADRGARHVSACDEAIEIGAAAAAESYLNIPRILEAARRTGADAVHPGYGFLSENAGFAEAVEAAGLRWIGPPPAAMRAMGGKISSRERMLAAGVPVVPGFQDSSADEAAFRRAAEDLGFPVLVKASAGGGGKGMRRIDRPEQLADGLAAARREAASAFGDPAVYLEEAIDRPRHVEMQIFGDMGGHVLALGERECSIQRRHQKIVEEAPAASIGPETRRRMADAAVAAGKSVGYVGAGTVEFLVDPAGRFHFLEMNTRLQVEHPVTEETLGIDLVGAQIDVAEGMPLPAVWGDLVPRGHAIECRVYAEDPETYLPRSGRVLAYEEPEGPGVRVDSGIERGSTVGIDYDPILAKLIVRAEDRAAAVLRMRRALSEYVILGVTTNLPLLCRIAASEAFASGEIDTAFLSRLPPGGERHPPAAAIAAALAAARGAGRAGERPAATPWSEGGGWRAR